The Cellulomonas sp. S1-8 genome has a window encoding:
- a CDS encoding GNAT family N-acetyltransferase, which yields MTSHRSTPDLPADLPDGWRADVPGREDVAGLHALRARHEVAARGAESAGPDAARAEVAGDGAATRTHLLVRDGAGAARGWATVHDRAAGRVLVAVVVDPDLDDALGDVIAAHLFAWAEGAGVAQARARGLERTQLDSGAFEADARHQRRLAAAGYEHVRTWWQMRRPVGEDDRGARPTGPGVLVRHLGRPEGGMPGEDDLVAVHDVLERAFVDHFNHHEETFEEFLVRLRQDPGHRWDHWWLAELVDGDGAEAVGVLIASASTDDAGRAVGSYVEYLGVTRSARGRGVARSLIDAVVTDAAERGRERVGLEVDADSPTGAADLYLSSGFTTSYATQSWHRYAGII from the coding sequence ATGACCTCTCACCGCTCGACCCCTGACCTGCCCGCCGACCTCCCTGACGGGTGGCGCGCCGACGTCCCCGGACGCGAGGACGTGGCCGGCCTCCACGCGCTGCGCGCGCGCCACGAGGTCGCAGCCCGTGGTGCCGAGTCCGCGGGTCCCGACGCGGCCCGGGCGGAGGTCGCCGGGGACGGCGCTGCGACCCGCACCCACCTGCTGGTCAGGGACGGGGCCGGTGCGGCCCGCGGGTGGGCGACCGTCCACGACCGTGCCGCCGGGCGGGTCCTCGTCGCCGTCGTCGTCGACCCCGACCTGGACGACGCCCTGGGCGACGTGATCGCCGCGCACCTCTTCGCGTGGGCCGAGGGCGCGGGGGTCGCGCAGGCACGGGCACGCGGACTGGAGCGCACCCAGCTCGACAGCGGCGCCTTCGAGGCCGACGCCCGCCACCAGCGCCGGCTCGCCGCCGCAGGCTACGAGCACGTCCGGACGTGGTGGCAGATGCGACGCCCGGTCGGCGAGGACGACCGCGGCGCCAGGCCCACGGGACCGGGCGTGCTGGTCCGCCACCTCGGCCGCCCGGAGGGTGGGATGCCGGGCGAGGACGACCTCGTGGCGGTGCACGACGTGCTCGAGCGGGCGTTCGTCGACCACTTCAACCACCACGAGGAGACGTTCGAGGAGTTCCTCGTCCGGCTGCGGCAGGACCCGGGCCACCGGTGGGACCACTGGTGGCTCGCCGAGCTGGTCGACGGCGACGGGGCCGAGGCCGTCGGCGTGCTCATCGCCAGCGCGTCCACCGACGACGCCGGACGCGCCGTCGGCAGCTACGTCGAGTACCTCGGGGTGACGCGGTCCGCCCGGGGGCGCGGCGTGGCGCGGTCGCTGATCGACGCGGTCGTCACGGACGCCGCCGAGCGCGGCCGGGAGCGGGTCGGGCTCGAGGTCGACGCCGACTCCCCCACGGGCGCGGCGGACCTGTACCTGTCGTCGGGCTTCACGACGTCGTACGCGACGCAGTCCTGGCACCGGTACGCCGGCATCATCTGA
- a CDS encoding PspA/IM30 family protein, with amino-acid sequence MTEKQSIFGRIAQLTRANVNALIDQAEDPQKMLDQLVRDFTGSISDAEKAIAQSIGNLRLAEQDYNEDVAASRDWGQKAVAASSRADQFRAAGDVANADKFDNLAKLALGKQITAEQEVRDAEPIIASQRETVEKLKTGLAQMKDKLGQLKSRRDTLVARQKSAQAQRQVQEAIGSINVLDPTSEIARFEERVRREEAYAMGQAELAASSLDSQFAELEQAGEHIEIEARLAALKQGSAPRQIAATTVTPEIGTGTSDA; translated from the coding sequence ATGACCGAGAAGCAGTCGATCTTCGGACGGATCGCGCAGCTGACGCGCGCGAACGTCAACGCGCTCATCGACCAGGCGGAGGACCCGCAGAAGATGCTCGACCAGCTCGTGCGTGATTTCACGGGCTCGATCTCCGACGCGGAGAAGGCCATCGCGCAGAGCATCGGCAACCTGCGCCTCGCGGAGCAGGACTACAACGAGGACGTCGCCGCGTCCCGCGACTGGGGCCAGAAGGCGGTGGCGGCGTCGTCGCGCGCCGACCAGTTCCGGGCCGCCGGGGACGTCGCCAACGCCGACAAGTTCGACAACCTCGCCAAGCTCGCGCTGGGCAAGCAGATCACCGCCGAGCAGGAGGTCCGCGACGCGGAGCCGATCATCGCCTCGCAGCGCGAGACGGTCGAGAAGCTCAAGACCGGCCTGGCGCAGATGAAGGACAAGCTCGGGCAGCTGAAGTCGCGCCGCGACACGCTCGTCGCGCGCCAGAAGTCCGCGCAGGCCCAGCGCCAGGTGCAGGAGGCGATCGGCTCGATCAACGTCCTCGACCCGACGAGCGAGATCGCGCGCTTCGAGGAGCGGGTGCGCCGCGAGGAGGCGTACGCGATGGGCCAGGCCGAGCTGGCGGCGTCGTCGCTGGACTCCCAGTTCGCCGAGCTCGAGCAGGCCGGTGAGCACATCGAGATCGAGGCGCGGCTCGCGGCGCTCAAGCAGGGCAGCGCCCCGCGGCAGATCGCGGCCACGACGGTCACGCCCGAGATCGGCACGGGCACCAGCGACGCCTGA